CAGCAAGTTGTTGTCTCTCACGTATCAGCGCCTGAACTTGCGGTTTTACGATACTGATGAGCAAGGTCCATCGTTTGTCCAACTCATCAAAACCTTGACGGCTTGAGGTCGCAATATCTGGAAGTAAATCATCGTCCAAGATGTCGAAACTAATTTCTCCTTCAACGTAGTTCAGGAACGCTTGGGTAATTCCTAACTTATCGAGAAGGTTTTCATCAGCCAATTTGTCCCTCACATAAAGACGGAGCGAATTGGGGTTGTACCATCTGCCTTTGGTATAGTTCTCATCGTTGTCTCTTGCCGCACTCTGTTCGATTGTGGCGTGTATGCCTATCCATCCCGTTACTTGATATGGTATGGTAACCGTGTTATTTTCAGCATCAATCCGGGCAGTTGAGTCACCCAGCTTAGAGATTTCGTGAATCTGTCCAGTAATCCTGAATTCTTCGCTCCCATGGACAGGGTTCTGTTCGATTTGTGGCGTTTTGGGTTCAGTCATCCAGCGAACCCTTGGTAAATGCTGATATGGGGTCAAATCGCGACCTCGATAAGGAATAAGAACCTTCTCGTCGCGCGGCACGTCTTTCATCGCTTTCTGTCCAGACTGGCCACTTTCTTTGAAATCGGGGCGACTTTGCTCCGCTGAAGCAATGTTGCGAATGTCGTTAGGCATATCCAGTTGGTCCGGGAAATTTGTTGCGATAAAGGCAAGATTATGGAATGCTATTGCCTTCTTAACCGGTTGAAATTCTGGGTTTGCTGCTTCGTTATTATTCTGAATCACAGCAAGTTTCACTGTTGCATGATGCATTGAAGTCGTAAGGAATTGGTTAGCCAGCCTGATCGAAAGCTGGTTAAACGCGACTTCTCCGATGTGCCGTAAATCTACGTTCCGCAGTTTGAGTACAGTACCCGTATCCGTTTGTTCCCATCGGGCTGTGAGAAGCTCAGGTTTTTCCGTCGCCTCCAGACTGGGGTTTTCATCCCCATCCACATCACTCATGTACCGCAGATTCCAACAGGTTTCGTCCACCGCACTCGTTTTTGTCAGCAAATCATAATCATCCGAAAGATACAGCGCAGCGAGTTTACCAATGCCTTTCCGCCCCATGACACCATCAGTTGGCTCACCATGGTCAAGAGCAAATTGGCGTCTATCAAAACCGATGCGCGCATACATGTTCAATGCCGCATCATCCATACCGGAACCATTATCCATAATCTCGATTGTTGCGGATTGTTTATTTCTCGCATCAACCAAAACAGTGACTTCGCTAGCTCCGGCATCTATTCCATTTGCAACCAATTCAGATATTGCGGACCACGCGTTCGAGTACAAACTCTTCCCCAAAAGTTTGAGCGCGTCCCATGTAAAATTGAACTCAATCTGCTCATTGTCCGGCATCGGGTCTCCCTCTCGTCATCGAATATCCCGAAATCAGAGACAGTCAGAATGGCAGATTAGCCAACGAGCACCTCTGATTGATTATCAATATACTCCTGCCAGAGTTTCAGCGCCCTCAGCACTTGAGACAGCACAGCAGGTTTCATCTGTTCCTTCTCAGCCGCGCACATTATCTCTTCTTCGTCAAGTTCTGCTTGATCTACCTTTGAAGTCAGTGTCGCTGCTCTTCTCAGACGTGACACCACGTCACGAGCAGAAGCATCAGTATCTGCCTGATTGGTTCTCAGCCATTCCCCGAATGACTGATATTCCTGGCTTTCTCCAGAGAGAATCAATTTTAAGGCCTTGCCAATTCTTCTAGCCATTTCCATCGGAACAGCATTGCCGATCATCTGCTCAATATCGGTTTTGCTATGTGAATTCCATTTGAAGTTTTTGGGAAACGTCTGCAGCAAAGCACGTTCTTGATATGTGAGTGCCCGCAAATCTGCGCTCGTCGTCGCGTCTTTGATATGAGGTGTGTAGTTGGCGGGCTTCGGTCTATTTGACCCTCTGATTGTTGGAGCGGGCTCGTCAATGGAAAAAACGGCCCTACGCGCATAACTGCGGGGATGCCGATAATAATATTCCACCGGAAAATCGGGATACTCCTGCCGGACTGTCAATGGCAGAAAACTTTCCTGGAGTTCTATAGCATTTCTTGCAATCCCATCGGAACCGTTGAGAACCCCAATAACTACCAAGCGCTTCCGTCGCTGTGGAACTCCAAGGTACGAGGCATCCAATACCATCTCTGTAAGTCCATAACCGGCTGCTCTAAAAATTTCTCGTGCTTCTCCGTATGCATTGCTTCTGCGTGCGTTTGGAACATTTTCCATCACGAAGCATTTTGAACGAACCTGCGCCACAATCTTCGCGTAGGAAACCGTCAATGAGGCGCGCGTACCCTCGATCTGTGTTCCAGCACTGGAAAAATCTTGACACGGGGGGCCTCCCACAATGATGTCAGGGGAAAACTTTGAAATAATCCTGATGGAGTCTTCCTCTTCTGCGAGGTTCTGCTTATGTGCCTGGTGTGTAGTGAAGTTTGCGTTATATGCATCTACTGCCGCATCCCACCACTCATAGGCGGCGACAACATCGATGCCGCTTTCAGTTAGGCCTAAGCTCATGCCCCCGGCACCGGCAAACAGATCGACTGCCTTGTAATTCATAATCAGACTCGTTTCATCGGTGACGTCAGTGTAACACGAGAGCTCACCTGCATATATTCG
This Bifidobacterium sp. WK041_4_12 DNA region includes the following protein-coding sequences:
- a CDS encoding DNA cytosine methyltransferase translates to MNYKAVDLFAGAGGMSLGLTESGIDVVAAYEWWDAAVDAYNANFTTHQAHKQNLAEEEDSIRIISKFSPDIIVGGPPCQDFSSAGTQIEGTRASLTVSYAKIVAQVRSKCFVMENVPNARRSNAYGEAREIFRAAGYGLTEMVLDASYLGVPQRRKRLVVIGVLNGSDGIARNAIELQESFLPLTVRQEYPDFPVEYYYRHPRSYARRAVFSIDEPAPTIRGSNRPKPANYTPHIKDATTSADLRALTYQERALLQTFPKNFKWNSHSKTDIEQMIGNAVPMEMARRIGKALKLILSGESQEYQSFGEWLRTNQADTDASARDVVSRLRRAATLTSKVDQAELDEEEIMCAAEKEQMKPAVLSQVLRALKLWQEYIDNQSEVLVG
- a CDS encoding ATP-binding protein, translating into MPDNEQIEFNFTWDALKLLGKSLYSNAWSAISELVANGIDAGASEVTVLVDARNKQSATIEIMDNGSGMDDAALNMYARIGFDRRQFALDHGEPTDGVMGRKGIGKLAALYLSDDYDLLTKTSAVDETCWNLRYMSDVDGDENPSLEATEKPELLTARWEQTDTGTVLKLRNVDLRHIGEVAFNQLSIRLANQFLTTSMHHATVKLAVIQNNNEAANPEFQPVKKAIAFHNLAFIATNFPDQLDMPNDIRNIASAEQSRPDFKESGQSGQKAMKDVPRDEKVLIPYRGRDLTPYQHLPRVRWMTEPKTPQIEQNPVHGSEEFRITGQIHEISKLGDSTARIDAENNTVTIPYQVTGWIGIHATIEQSAARDNDENYTKGRWYNPNSLRLYVRDKLADENLLDKLGITQAFLNYVEGEISFDILDDDLLPDIATSSRQGFDELDKRWTLLISIVKPQVQALIRERQQLAEEQRNTANEYRSEVETNAKTEAVRSIRSNIRNNKGIPPEAGNQVLADVTQRLQGETKLHAKEDYIIFISHASRDRRLSDFIYEYMRHIGASEEEFFYTSSRDKSSLSKNTTALNEQIRLNLTQHNALVLYVTSTNFLDSDFAMFEAGAGWATKTAEEYQIMSVQHSEIPQCIDDNRYAVTLDNGANITLAKDHYSSIVQLLNELIKHLNKGRTIKKNDLLPEIQTTQIPTELELRQSGKTEENYWDPDVLQYWQQYVDNGITTDDAPLNEYEEKLSQARTLHSDHVQKLKELYK